A single genomic interval of Lathyrus oleraceus cultivar Zhongwan6 chromosome 7, CAAS_Psat_ZW6_1.0, whole genome shotgun sequence harbors:
- the LOC127102337 gene encoding uncharacterized mitochondrial protein AtMg00810-like, whose product MEYGVYVQHSFDGNVIQVCLYVDEILLTGSCTYDINKFKKVLMNAFDMTDLENMVYFTGMEILHYEKGIIVYRLKYELELLKRFAMMNYKSVVTPTETNHKLYSDDDGEDVDATTFKQLVSCLRYFFNTRPGICYAVGMMSRFMSKPKWSHYQAAVKILRYVKGTLRYGILFPYGVLDDTELICY is encoded by the coding sequence ATGGAATATGGTGTGTATGTGCAACATTCTTTTGATGGCAATGTGATTCAAGTGTGTCTTTATGTAGATGAAATACTTTTGACTGGGAGTTGTACTTATGATATAAACAAGTTcaagaaggtgttgatgaatgCATTTGATATGACTGACCTTGAAAATATGGTATATTTTACAGGGATGGAGATTTTGCATTATGAGAAGGGAATTATTGTGTATCGACTAAAATATGAACTTGAGTTGCTGAAGAGATTTGCGATGATGAATTATAAGTCAGTAGTCACACCTACTGAGACAAATCATAAGCTATACTCTGATGATGATGGGGAGGATGTAGatgctacaaccttcaaacaATTAGTTAGTTGTCTGAGATATTTTTTTAACACTAGGCCTGGCATATGTTATGCAGTTGGAATGAtgagtaggtttatgagtaaACCAAAGTGGTCACATTACCAAGCTGCAGTCAAGATTCTGAGATATGTAAAAGGAACTTTGAGGtatggaattttgtttccatATGGAGTGTTAGATGATACCGAGCTGATATGCTATTGA
- the LOC127107407 gene encoding precursor of CEP14 translates to MARSSSFLLMFLVLFASFCNCIEGRNLVVGGEKQWKKMNMKPPSRDSLFLSALPKGTVPSSSPTKKGHAVVVDEKLIERHLISMDRRLLIVSAPSPGIGH, encoded by the coding sequence GGCACGATCTAGCAGTTTCCTACTAATGTTCTTGGTTCTTTTTGCTTCATTTTGTAACTGTATAGAAGGAAGAAATCTCGTTGTGGGAGGAGAGAAGCAGTGGAAGAAGATGAACATGAAGCCTCCTTCAAGGGATAGTTTGTTTCTAAGTGCACTTCCTAAGGGTACTGTTCCATCTTCTTCTCCAACTAAAAAAGGAcatgctgttgttgttgatgagaagcTCATAGAACGACACCTCATAAGCATGGATCGTCGTCTTCTTATTGTATCTGCCCCTAGCCCTGGAATTGGCCATTAA